One Candidatus Korarchaeum sp. DNA segment encodes these proteins:
- a CDS encoding TerC/Alx family metal homeostasis membrane protein translates to MEVTDPLFWIAFHVVIAIFLIVDLRHYQHGEVSFRDSVKWTIIWILLGLAFSVFVLEFYGLEEFIKYITAYATEKLLSVDNLFVFLAIFTYFAVPYNARPLVLFAGIVFAIVLRCAFILAGVALLQTYHWMVYVFGAVLIYSGYKMARGGAESIDPSKNRVVIIAKRFLPLTHEYHGQSFTVKLSSERVFTPLILVLLAIETTDIMFAFDSVPAVLAITREFFTAYTSNVMAILGLRALYFVIEHGVRKLKNLGKGLAIYLVYLGVAFMLSAFHIHVPEWVSLLFIITILLYAFLTSEKGDVHKAE, encoded by the coding sequence ATGGAGGTCACCGATCCGCTCTTCTGGATCGCTTTCCACGTGGTAATAGCGATCTTCCTCATCGTAGACCTGAGGCACTACCAACACGGGGAGGTTTCATTCAGGGACAGCGTCAAGTGGACGATAATATGGATCTTACTCGGTTTAGCGTTCTCAGTATTCGTACTCGAGTTCTACGGTTTAGAGGAGTTCATTAAATACATCACAGCTTATGCTACTGAGAAGCTGCTCTCCGTCGATAACCTCTTCGTCTTCCTAGCCATATTCACTTACTTCGCTGTCCCTTACAACGCTAGACCCCTTGTCCTCTTCGCCGGGATAGTGTTCGCCATAGTGCTGAGGTGCGCCTTCATATTAGCGGGAGTGGCCCTGCTCCAGACCTACCACTGGATGGTCTACGTCTTCGGCGCCGTGCTCATATACTCTGGTTACAAGATGGCGAGGGGAGGGGCTGAGAGCATAGATCCATCGAAGAATAGGGTGGTGATCATCGCTAAGAGATTTTTACCGCTCACTCACGAGTACCACGGACAGAGCTTCACCGTTAAGCTGTCGTCCGAGAGGGTCTTCACCCCCCTGATCCTGGTCCTGCTCGCTATAGAGACCACCGATATCATGTTCGCCTTCGACTCGGTTCCAGCGGTGCTAGCGATAACTAGGGAGTTCTTCACGGCTTACACATCAAACGTGATGGCTATACTCGGGTTGAGAGCGCTCTACTTCGTCATAGAGCACGGAGTTAGGAAGTTAAAGAACCTGGGGAAGGGTTTGGCCATCTACCTAGTCTACCTTGGGGTCGCGTTCATGCTATCGGCGTTCCACATACACGTACCGGAGTGGGTGTCCCTGCTCTTCATAATCACGATCCTGCTCTACGCCTTCCTCACCTCCGAGAAGGGAGATGTTCACAAAGCCGAGTGA
- a CDS encoding S9 family peptidase, whose product MRPAELEDFSRIVLLGPPLLREDGSSVIFRAGRALVDDDAYEYRIWGLQLGETDPIPLTRGPKDSNPSWEPRESRFIFLRKEERGDSLILWTPAEEYPAFSWESGIKEIEWASGRVALALLREGKREDDVKTIRSIPFWENGEGWTYWFTSGLHCVDLMTGEHWPISQRGLEVLDFKVSPEGKRVAFLALKDKQKPLNVSLFISNLEGEAYELGDGSWYLRRVCWRSESRLGVVGHDRRRGLVTNSHLFEIPIESWDPVDQLSWDRSVGNSLNSDVRGGMNLRPIWHEGWWYGVIHDRKSAPLFRFREGHLERVSSPEISIEGFDIKGKRIALTAMSFDKPAELYLIEGSDMRALTRMNEGFTSRVSLKRPEGFSFTASDGAEVECLYLAPEGEPPYPTILYVHGGPATAFGEAFMHELQFLCQRGYGILLVNFRGSEGYGEEFRDIREHYGERDYLDLMEALDEALRRGYADPERLAVMGGSYGGFMTNWIVGHSDRFKAAVTMRSICNWISDYGTTDIGFFFNPDQIGGHPWDNFNKYWEKSPLAYVKNVKTPTLILHSDEDYRCWLDQALQLFIALKVMGVESELVIFPKENHDLSRSGKPKHRIERLRKIADWLDKHLKATP is encoded by the coding sequence ATGAGGCCCGCTGAGCTGGAGGACTTCTCCAGGATCGTCCTCTTAGGACCTCCCCTGCTGAGGGAGGATGGCAGTTCAGTAATCTTCAGGGCTGGTAGGGCTCTGGTGGATGACGATGCATATGAGTATAGGATTTGGGGCCTTCAGCTAGGCGAGACCGATCCTATCCCCCTCACAAGAGGTCCCAAGGACAGTAACCCGTCCTGGGAGCCCCGGGAGAGCAGGTTCATCTTCCTGAGGAAGGAGGAGAGGGGGGACTCCCTGATCCTCTGGACACCCGCTGAGGAGTATCCAGCTTTCAGTTGGGAGAGCGGGATCAAGGAGATAGAGTGGGCATCGGGTAGGGTTGCGTTGGCTTTACTGAGGGAGGGGAAGAGGGAGGATGACGTTAAGACGATAAGGAGCATACCTTTCTGGGAGAACGGGGAGGGGTGGACCTACTGGTTCACCAGCGGGCTGCACTGTGTTGACCTGATGACGGGCGAGCACTGGCCCATATCTCAGCGGGGTTTAGAGGTACTGGACTTCAAGGTATCACCTGAAGGTAAGAGGGTAGCCTTCCTAGCCCTGAAGGACAAGCAGAAGCCGTTGAACGTGAGCCTCTTCATCTCGAACCTGGAGGGAGAGGCCTACGAGCTAGGTGACGGGAGCTGGTACTTGAGGAGGGTCTGCTGGAGATCCGAATCCAGGCTGGGGGTAGTGGGACACGATAGGAGGAGAGGGCTCGTGACGAACTCTCACCTATTCGAGATCCCCATCGAATCCTGGGATCCCGTAGATCAGTTGAGTTGGGACAGGAGCGTAGGGAACTCGCTCAACAGCGATGTAAGAGGGGGGATGAACCTGAGGCCCATATGGCACGAAGGTTGGTGGTACGGTGTGATACACGATCGGAAGTCGGCCCCCCTCTTCAGGTTCAGGGAAGGGCATTTGGAGAGGGTTAGCTCTCCCGAGATCTCCATTGAGGGGTTCGATATTAAGGGAAAGAGGATAGCCTTGACTGCGATGAGTTTCGATAAGCCAGCTGAGCTCTACTTGATCGAGGGTAGCGATATGAGGGCCTTGACCAGGATGAATGAGGGCTTCACCTCAAGAGTGAGCCTCAAAAGGCCTGAGGGGTTCAGCTTCACGGCTTCGGATGGTGCTGAGGTGGAGTGCCTCTACTTAGCCCCTGAGGGTGAGCCCCCTTACCCGACGATACTTTACGTTCACGGGGGACCAGCTACCGCCTTCGGTGAGGCGTTCATGCACGAGCTCCAGTTCCTATGTCAGAGGGGCTACGGCATCCTCTTGGTGAACTTCAGAGGGAGCGAGGGATACGGAGAGGAATTCAGGGATATAAGGGAGCATTACGGTGAGAGGGATTACTTAGATCTGATGGAAGCTTTGGATGAAGCTCTGAGGAGGGGATACGCCGATCCGGAGAGGCTAGCTGTGATGGGGGGAAGTTACGGGGGCTTCATGACGAACTGGATAGTGGGCCACAGCGATAGGTTCAAGGCAGCCGTGACCATGAGGAGCATATGCAATTGGATAAGCGATTACGGAACAACCGATATAGGGTTCTTCTTCAATCCGGATCAGATAGGAGGCCACCCCTGGGATAACTTCAACAAGTACTGGGAGAAGAGCCCGTTAGCTTACGTTAAGAACGTCAAGACCCCAACCCTGATACTGCACAGCGATGAGGACTACAGGTGCTGGCTGGACCAAGCTCTTCAGCTCTTCATCGCCCTGAAGGTTATGGGGGTGGAGTCGGAGCTAGTCATATTCCCGAAGGAGAATCACGACCTGAGCAGGAGTGGGAAACCGAAGCACAGGATTGAGAGGTTGAGGAAGATAGCGGATTGGTTAGACAAGCACCTTAAGGCCACACCTTGA
- a CDS encoding L-serine ammonia-lyase, iron-sulfur-dependent, subunit alpha — translation MTLSVLNHVIGPVIRGPSSSHTGASYFIGKLARELLLDELCEATVTFDEGGSYAKVYKQEASDLAFVSGLLGLNLEDESFRRAIEASQELGVKVKFRLGNLGEAPHPNEVLIELKGRRKELRVRARSIGGGMFEIIELNGVRVRLTGDEYLYAYETSEAPPKLSYGSVIPLGDRFMVIIGSSERKEGLDGGRADSKVIEPIFLPLRGKPIFSNAEELRTLCEREGMSLGEAGMKYESELLGIEEEEVAELMLKRYEVMKSSIEYGMSDKVSLRTLKPSASSIYRKLVGKELPVGGPHSRAAALAMAVMHACNSNALVVAAPTGGSAGVIPGVLATLEEEKGLSERDLVRCLFAAGAVGLLIGSRATFAAEEAGCQVEIGAAGAMASALVIEAFKGSCEQALNAAAISLQNIVGMVCDPVGGYVEVPCHTRNAVAAASAFVNADLVMGGYDNPIPFDETVDAVYSVGRMLPSELKCTAMGGLAACPSAAKFKVWP, via the coding sequence GTGACGCTCAGCGTACTCAACCACGTGATAGGTCCCGTGATAAGGGGTCCCTCGAGCTCCCACACGGGCGCCTCTTACTTCATAGGGAAACTGGCTAGGGAGCTCCTCTTAGACGAGCTCTGCGAAGCTACCGTTACCTTCGATGAGGGAGGTTCTTATGCTAAGGTCTACAAGCAAGAAGCTAGTGATCTAGCTTTCGTTTCAGGACTTTTAGGGTTGAATCTAGAGGACGAGTCCTTCAGGAGAGCTATTGAAGCATCTCAAGAGCTCGGAGTTAAGGTGAAATTCCGATTAGGAAACCTAGGGGAGGCTCCTCACCCTAACGAAGTCTTAATAGAGCTCAAGGGAAGAAGGAAGGAGCTTAGGGTGAGAGCGAGATCCATAGGAGGAGGTATGTTTGAGATAATCGAACTTAACGGTGTTAGGGTGAGATTGACGGGGGACGAGTACCTCTACGCTTACGAGACATCGGAAGCCCCTCCCAAGCTGAGTTACGGTAGCGTGATTCCGCTGGGGGACCGTTTCATGGTCATCATCGGGAGCTCCGAGAGGAAGGAGGGTCTAGATGGGGGTCGAGCTGACTCCAAGGTGATAGAACCCATATTCCTCCCCCTAAGGGGAAAACCGATCTTCTCTAACGCAGAAGAGCTGAGGACCCTCTGCGAGAGGGAAGGGATGAGCCTAGGGGAGGCCGGTATGAAGTACGAGTCGGAGCTGCTTGGTATCGAAGAGGAGGAAGTAGCTGAGCTCATGCTAAAGAGATATGAGGTGATGAAGAGCTCAATTGAGTACGGTATGAGTGATAAAGTCTCCCTGAGGACCCTCAAGCCCTCAGCTAGCTCTATCTATAGGAAGCTAGTGGGGAAGGAGCTTCCAGTTGGAGGGCCTCACTCGAGAGCTGCGGCCCTAGCCATGGCAGTGATGCACGCTTGCAACTCCAACGCCCTCGTGGTGGCGGCCCCGACCGGGGGTTCCGCAGGCGTCATCCCCGGTGTTCTAGCTACGCTAGAGGAGGAGAAGGGCCTATCGGAGCGTGACTTGGTCAGGTGCTTGTTCGCAGCCGGTGCCGTGGGTCTCCTCATAGGGAGCAGGGCGACCTTCGCGGCTGAGGAAGCGGGGTGCCAAGTCGAGATAGGTGCCGCCGGCGCCATGGCCTCAGCCCTCGTTATCGAGGCGTTCAAAGGCTCCTGCGAGCAGGCATTGAATGCAGCAGCTATCTCACTTCAGAACATCGTTGGTATGGTCTGCGATCCTGTAGGAGGATACGTTGAGGTTCCTTGTCACACTAGAAACGCCGTAGCAGCTGCTTCAGCTTTCGTGAACGCTGACCTAGTGATGGGAGGTTACGATAACCCCATACCGTTCGATGAGACGGTGGATGCCGTATACTCGGTGGGAAGGATGCTGCCGAGCGAACTCAAGTGCACAGCGATGGGTGGGCTCGCGGCTTGTCCATCGGCAGCCAAGTTCAAGGTGTGGCCTTAA
- a CDS encoding undecaprenyl-diphosphate phosphatase: MDLWEALLLGAIQGLTEWLPISSSAHLVILQELLSCRSVLLDAVVHGGTLLSVLLTSRADVIRVLKGFFRSLAEVRAKEDLPHESKLAWYLLIATIPAASVGLLLADRVEAAFNPRTAALGLLLNSLILYSTKWARERGSLDLKRALLIGLVQTASLLPGISRSGSTISAGLLSGLRREEAVGFSFLLSVPIIAGALILEVLRSPLNEVLSTVTIAGFLSSFVVGLAAIRFLISSVRRGKLHWFSYYCLLLAIATLSLS, encoded by the coding sequence ATGGACCTATGGGAGGCTTTGCTCCTCGGCGCTATCCAGGGCTTGACCGAGTGGCTCCCCATAAGCAGCTCGGCTCACCTGGTCATACTTCAGGAACTCCTCTCGTGTAGATCCGTGTTGCTGGATGCGGTGGTCCACGGCGGGACACTGCTCTCCGTGCTCTTAACCTCAAGGGCCGATGTGATCAGGGTCCTGAAGGGTTTCTTCAGGAGCCTCGCTGAGGTAAGAGCTAAAGAAGATCTACCTCATGAGAGCAAGTTAGCTTGGTACCTACTGATAGCCACGATACCAGCTGCTTCAGTAGGCCTACTGCTGGCTGATCGTGTTGAGGCCGCTTTCAATCCGCGTACCGCTGCCCTGGGCCTTCTCCTAAACAGCTTGATACTCTACTCAACTAAGTGGGCCAGGGAAAGGGGTTCGCTCGACCTCAAGAGGGCTCTCCTGATAGGTCTTGTGCAAACGGCTTCCTTACTGCCGGGAATATCCAGATCCGGATCGACGATATCCGCTGGACTCCTCTCCGGCTTGAGGAGGGAGGAGGCCGTGGGATTCTCCTTCCTCCTCTCCGTGCCGATCATAGCTGGAGCGCTGATCCTGGAGGTACTGAGGTCCCCCCTGAACGAGGTCCTGAGCACGGTGACCATCGCCGGATTCCTCTCATCCTTCGTAGTGGGACTAGCAGCGATAAGGTTCCTCATCTCCTCGGTGAGGAGGGGTAAGCTTCACTGGTTCTCTTACTACTGCCTCCTCCTAGCTATAGCAACGCTGAGCCTCAGCTAG
- a CDS encoding ABC transporter permease: protein MNEGKILYAMFYRQVKRYFRAKSRIVGTIVNPLIFFLFLGMGFNASMRGLSASLGVDYLAFLAPGIVVMTTFSASFIGGISVIWDREFGFLKEVLVAPASRSYAIVGRSLGDSFASILQALLIMLLIYAVAPLNLPGLLPSLAVCFLTSLAFNNLGIAIASRMRSPEGFQLIANLLMLPLIFLSGAFYPISNLPQVVKPLFYLNPLTYSVDLVRYLMVGISAVSPTLDVLILAVMASALSLVSARMFNMSTLD from the coding sequence ATGAACGAGGGAAAGATATTGTATGCGATGTTCTACAGGCAGGTGAAGAGGTACTTCAGAGCTAAGTCGAGGATAGTGGGTACGATAGTGAACCCCCTCATCTTCTTCCTCTTCCTGGGCATGGGTTTCAACGCGTCGATGAGGGGGTTATCGGCGAGCCTGGGCGTGGACTACCTAGCTTTCCTCGCTCCGGGCATAGTTGTTATGACCACCTTCTCAGCCAGCTTCATAGGCGGTATCTCCGTCATATGGGATAGGGAGTTCGGCTTCCTCAAGGAAGTGCTAGTGGCTCCTGCTAGCAGGAGCTACGCTATAGTGGGTAGGTCCCTAGGGGACTCATTCGCATCGATTCTCCAAGCGCTCCTGATAATGTTACTCATATACGCTGTGGCTCCCCTCAACTTACCAGGACTGCTTCCCTCACTGGCCGTTTGCTTCCTGACATCGCTAGCTTTCAATAACCTGGGCATAGCTATAGCTTCTAGGATGAGGAGCCCTGAGGGCTTCCAGCTCATAGCTAACCTCCTAATGCTCCCCTTGATATTCCTGAGCGGGGCCTTCTACCCGATTAGCAACTTACCGCAGGTAGTGAAGCCCCTCTTCTACCTAAACCCGTTGACCTACTCGGTGGACCTCGTGAGGTACCTCATGGTCGGCATTTCAGCGGTATCCCCGACATTGGACGTCCTGATCCTGGCGGTTATGGCATCAGCGCTCTCCCTAGTGTCAGCTAGGATGTTCAACATGAGCACTTTAGACTGA
- a CDS encoding ATP-binding cassette domain-containing protein gives MEAIVVRDLTKRFGSLVAVDGVSFEVRRGEIFGFLGPNGAGKTTTINILVTLMRPTSGEAYVAGYNVVEEPVKVRERIGIVFQDTSVDRNLTGWENLYVHGLIYGLSGEELKRRVEEALEFAELTKFKDVEVKNYSGGMVRRLEIARGLMHRPEVLFLDEPTIGLDPQTRARIWEYVGRLREEGGVTVFLTTHYIEEAERLCDRVAIIDRGRIVAIGSPDELRSGIGKDVLYLRLSEPSKARALIEELIEGGFVTSYREMNGLSALSVSNASRAIPLVFEVASRLGVRIEEVKYAQPTLSDVFLHLTGREMRDDEADWREAVRMRHLVRMR, from the coding sequence ATGGAAGCCATAGTCGTGAGGGACCTGACTAAGAGATTCGGTTCACTGGTAGCTGTAGATGGCGTGTCCTTCGAGGTGAGGAGAGGGGAGATATTCGGCTTCTTAGGACCTAACGGGGCTGGGAAGACGACTACGATAAATATCCTAGTGACCCTGATGAGGCCCACTAGCGGTGAGGCTTACGTAGCCGGCTACAACGTGGTTGAGGAGCCCGTGAAGGTCAGGGAGAGGATAGGGATAGTCTTCCAGGACACCTCCGTGGACAGGAACTTAACGGGATGGGAGAACCTCTACGTCCACGGCCTGATCTATGGGTTGAGTGGGGAGGAGCTCAAGAGGAGGGTGGAAGAAGCCCTAGAGTTCGCTGAGCTCACTAAGTTCAAGGACGTTGAGGTCAAGAACTACAGCGGTGGGATGGTGAGGAGGCTCGAGATAGCTAGGGGGTTGATGCACAGGCCCGAGGTACTCTTCCTGGACGAGCCCACGATAGGGTTGGACCCCCAGACCAGGGCTAGGATATGGGAGTACGTCGGGAGGCTGAGGGAGGAGGGAGGTGTCACGGTCTTCCTGACCACCCACTACATAGAGGAAGCCGAGAGGCTCTGCGATAGGGTGGCGATAATAGATCGCGGGAGGATAGTAGCTATAGGAAGTCCTGATGAGCTGAGGAGCGGTATTGGGAAGGACGTCCTCTACTTAAGACTAAGCGAACCATCCAAGGCCAGGGCCCTGATCGAGGAACTCATTGAGGGGGGATTCGTGACCAGTTACAGGGAGATGAACGGTCTCTCAGCTCTCAGCGTGAGTAACGCTTCGAGGGCGATACCACTGGTCTTCGAAGTGGCTTCTAGGCTTGGGGTGAGGATAGAGGAGGTGAAGTACGCACAGCCCACGTTGAGCGACGTCTTCCTCCACCTCACGGGGAGGGAGATGAGAGACGATGAAGCGGACTGGAGGGAAGCCGTGAGGATGAGGCACCTAGTTAGGATGAGGTGA
- a CDS encoding PadR family transcriptional regulator has translation MLPRPAVRGFLRLLILDSLKEEPLHGYEIMRRMSSTLDYTPSPGIVYPTLQFLEESGLISSELEGRRRIYRITEEGLKYLRSREDELNFFLKRHRKFSRAKEMIPASLFPLVERILLIGDELTQEEREAVRRAFLRLEEELRRVIGDGSHSREGPD, from the coding sequence ATGTTACCCAGGCCGGCCGTGAGGGGATTCCTGAGGTTGCTGATACTCGACTCCCTCAAGGAGGAGCCTCTGCACGGCTACGAGATAATGAGGAGGATGAGCAGCACGCTCGACTATACCCCGAGCCCCGGCATAGTATACCCCACTCTCCAGTTCCTGGAGGAGAGTGGTCTGATAAGCTCGGAGCTAGAGGGAAGGAGGAGGATCTACAGGATAACTGAGGAGGGGCTTAAGTACCTGAGGAGCCGTGAGGATGAGCTTAATTTCTTCCTGAAGAGGCACAGAAAATTCTCTAGAGCTAAGGAGATGATACCCGCTAGCTTATTCCCGTTGGTCGAGAGGATCCTCCTCATCGGTGATGAGCTCACTCAGGAGGAGAGAGAAGCCGTTAGGAGGGCTTTCCTGAGGCTGGAGGAGGAGTTGAGGAGAGTGATAGGTGATGGAAGCCATAGTCGTGAGGGACCTGACTAA
- the cofE gene encoding coenzyme F420-0:L-glutamate ligase encodes MEVIPIRTPLIREGDDVVATLISSFELQDGDVVAISDKVIAASEGRFIDYENLSPSEEALKLAMESGLEPGFAELVIRSSDAIIGTSLRTILSVKDGILVANAGIDHKNAPEGKAALWPEDPNLEARRIRDEIERRTGKRVGVIIVDSRLSPLRMGTTGFALGIAGFRAIRDFRGRRDLYGKRILVTTLNVADDLASAAHLLMGEGDDLVPLVVIRGAPVELGDFDPEEVKISPELCAYFRPLYGSLAGKWKKFK; translated from the coding sequence ATGGAGGTGATCCCCATCAGGACCCCTCTGATAAGGGAGGGGGATGACGTAGTTGCTACGCTGATCTCATCGTTCGAGCTCCAGGACGGTGACGTGGTGGCCATCTCCGATAAGGTAATAGCAGCAAGCGAAGGCAGGTTCATCGACTATGAGAACCTAAGTCCCTCGGAGGAAGCTTTGAAGCTCGCAATGGAATCTGGTCTCGAGCCGGGGTTCGCTGAGCTCGTGATAAGGAGCTCTGATGCAATAATAGGCACCTCTCTGAGGACCATACTCAGTGTCAAGGACGGTATACTCGTTGCTAACGCGGGTATAGATCATAAGAACGCTCCTGAGGGTAAGGCAGCCCTCTGGCCCGAGGACCCGAATCTAGAAGCTAGGAGGATAAGGGATGAGATAGAGAGGAGGACGGGAAAGAGGGTGGGTGTTATAATAGTGGACAGCAGGCTCTCCCCACTGAGGATGGGAACCACCGGCTTCGCCTTAGGTATAGCTGGCTTCAGGGCGATAAGGGACTTCAGGGGAAGGAGGGACCTCTACGGTAAGAGGATACTGGTGACTACCTTGAACGTGGCCGATGACCTGGCCTCAGCAGCCCACCTCCTGATGGGGGAGGGGGATGACCTCGTTCCCCTAGTGGTGATAAGGGGAGCCCCCGTTGAGCTGGGGGACTTTGACCCGGAGGAGGTCAAGATAAGCCCCGAGCTCTGCGCCTACTTCAGACCCCTCTACGGCTCCCTCGCAGGGAAGTGGAAAAAGTTTAAATAA
- a CDS encoding 6-hydroxymethylpterin diphosphokinase MptE-like protein, which produces MREVDLAFWLPIYFSIAERLKLDVAADRCATRLMDLLMEGKRDLTDSLEDLMRGERVLVIGNGPSLREADLSEGLVVAADAAAHSYLTLTRREPHVIVSDLDGPPEILGMRSIKVVHAHGDNMAKLLRAVPKLRELVATTQVEPTPRVHNFGGFTDGDRAVFLACAAGASSIRLAGFDFDSISDYDIVAGKDIYRKREKLKIAKELIGIAIKMGCPLEVGASWR; this is translated from the coding sequence GTGAGGGAGGTGGACCTGGCCTTCTGGCTTCCTATATACTTCAGCATAGCTGAGAGGCTCAAGCTGGATGTGGCAGCCGATAGGTGCGCGACGAGACTGATGGACCTCCTGATGGAGGGGAAGAGGGACCTGACCGACTCCTTAGAGGACCTCATGAGGGGCGAGAGGGTTCTGGTTATCGGAAACGGTCCTTCCTTGAGGGAAGCGGACTTGAGTGAAGGCCTGGTGGTAGCGGCTGATGCGGCAGCTCACTCCTACCTCACCTTGACTCGGAGGGAGCCTCATGTGATAGTGAGCGACTTAGATGGACCTCCCGAGATACTCGGGATGCGTTCTATCAAGGTAGTGCACGCCCACGGTGACAACATGGCTAAGCTGCTGAGGGCGGTCCCTAAGCTAAGGGAACTGGTGGCCACAACTCAGGTTGAGCCCACCCCCAGGGTCCACAACTTCGGCGGGTTCACTGACGGGGATAGGGCCGTCTTCCTAGCTTGCGCGGCGGGCGCGAGTTCCATAAGGCTGGCTGGCTTCGACTTCGATTCCATCTCGGATTACGATATAGTAGCTGGTAAGGACATCTATAGGAAGAGGGAGAAGCTTAAAATAGCTAAGGAGCTCATTGGAATAGCGATTAAGATGGGCTGCCCTCTGGAGGTCGGTGCCTCATGGAGGTGA
- the folP gene encoding dihydropteroate synthase, translating into MFLRADLSGVKVGLGEPVKVMGAINLSPESFYKGSVASSVEEALSIAERMVEEGASIVDVGGMSTAPYLETYVSVDEERSRVLPVIRKLRDLGVPISVDTHRYEVASAAVDAGATIVNDVSCLADGRIADLVASMDLSLILGARGRPESSDPLREVRRFLREGLRRASGVREERIVVDPLIGFFRDASIPWYVWDSLVLRRLRGLLMLGRPICVAVSRKSFIGEIAGERDPANRLAGSIAATAIAVYNGASLIRTHDVKETVQAVKVAEFMRRDLDQARCGEIEAYQLTFDLTADDFEDMFLTIGAHPQGAKLMSQKSELRVIYLRNVRNPVALVVKQEMLASGGEAALPSSSIVFGSDRVDLVIVANLSQLRRLVGKMEMNAKWGGSLADEFSSVREVLSQLIK; encoded by the coding sequence ATGTTCCTGAGGGCTGATCTCTCAGGGGTGAAGGTAGGGCTCGGGGAACCAGTTAAGGTGATGGGAGCCATAAACTTGAGTCCTGAGTCCTTCTACAAGGGATCAGTAGCTAGTAGCGTTGAGGAGGCCCTCTCGATAGCTGAGAGGATGGTCGAGGAAGGGGCTTCGATCGTAGACGTCGGGGGTATGAGCACGGCCCCCTACCTAGAGACCTACGTCAGCGTCGATGAGGAGAGGAGTAGGGTCCTTCCCGTCATCAGGAAGCTAAGGGATTTGGGCGTCCCCATATCGGTTGACACCCATAGGTATGAGGTAGCCTCAGCTGCTGTGGATGCCGGAGCCACCATAGTTAACGACGTCTCCTGCCTCGCGGACGGAAGGATAGCTGATCTGGTGGCTTCGATGGACCTCTCCCTGATCCTAGGGGCTAGGGGAAGACCCGAGAGCTCGGATCCCCTGAGGGAAGTTAGGAGGTTCCTCAGGGAGGGGTTGAGGAGGGCTTCAGGTGTTAGGGAGGAGAGGATCGTCGTTGATCCCCTGATAGGGTTCTTCAGGGACGCTAGCATACCTTGGTACGTCTGGGACTCCCTGGTCCTGAGGAGGTTGAGGGGGCTCCTGATGCTGGGCAGGCCGATCTGCGTGGCCGTCTCCAGGAAGTCCTTCATAGGGGAGATAGCTGGTGAGAGGGATCCAGCCAATAGGTTAGCCGGAAGCATAGCAGCTACAGCCATAGCCGTCTACAACGGAGCTAGCTTGATAAGGACGCACGACGTCAAGGAGACTGTTCAAGCGGTTAAGGTAGCTGAGTTCATGAGGAGGGATTTGGATCAAGCTAGATGCGGTGAAATTGAGGCTTACCAGCTCACCTTCGACCTCACCGCCGATGACTTCGAGGACATGTTCCTCACGATAGGGGCCCACCCCCAAGGGGCCAAGTTGATGTCTCAAAAGTCCGAGCTCAGGGTGATATACCTGAGGAACGTCAGGAACCCCGTTGCCCTGGTGGTGAAGCAGGAGATGCTCGCCTCCGGTGGGGAAGCGGCCCTCCCCTCAAGCTCCATAGTCTTCGGGAGCGATAGGGTGGACCTAGTGATAGTGGCTAACCTGAGCCAACTGAGGAGGCTCGTTGGGAAGATGGAGATGAACGCTAAATGGGGGGGCAGTTTAGCTGACGAGTTCTCATCCGTTAGGGAGGTCCTCTCCCAACTGATCAAGTAA